The genomic stretch TGGGTAGGACGCCGGACGGACAACGCAATAACGGCCAACTCGCTCAGCCTTCGGCTGCTCGCTCCCTCCTCATTCTTACCCGTAACGCAGTAGTGTTAGCTCATAGCCACAGGCGTGCCCACACTCTTCAATTGCCCACAAGCACAGGACTTGCCAGCACCACGAGTCACTCTCGGTAGCAGCGAAGCGCCGCCGGACCAGTTTCTAAAGCTTGTCCCGTTTCTTGAGCGCCTCGATCACTAACTGGGCGATTAGTGGTGTCAGGTCCTTGCTTATTACCGTATCCATTAATGCAATCGAGGCATCTCCAGCTTTTTCAGACGCGAGGTCACGTCCAAAGGTGCGCTTAGCCATGAGAGTGCGGAGTTCATGCGCCTTCTCTTCTGGCAATGATTCTGTAAATGGAGGAAACGCCGCAAGCTCAAGCGCAGTCCTGCGATGCTGCAGATCGGCTTTCCGTGCGTGGGCAGCCTGCGCTGCCGCGTACCCAGCGAGAAGGAGAAGCGGGGTAAAAACTGCAAGACGTCCAAGCACACTCCAGGTCGAACCGCCAAGCAGAGATGGCATTAAAGCAAGTCCAGTGGCCCAGCATGCCATTACACTGAGACAGGCCACTGTTATCCTATTCCACGTAACCATGGAGGCCTTCGCATTCTCGGCCGCCTGCATGAATCCCTCGGAGGTGCCTTTGACCCCGATGACATTCAACAAGGCAGAGGCTTTTTTGTCGTAGTCCTTGAGGCGACCAAGCAATTGCTGTGCATCAGCCTCGGCTTGGCCTGTAAGGCTCTGCCATTGTTCACGACAGCCAGCAAGGACCGTTTCACACGCCTCCTGCCGCTTGGCGTCGCGCTCAGCCAGCTCACTTATCAGCGCTTCATATTTACCCCGGTAGCCCGTAAGGACCGTTTCAAACGCCTCCTGTTGCCTAGCGTGGCGCTCAGACAGTTCACGCGAATATCGATTTAGCGTCTCTGAGATGGATTTATCATGCTGAGCGCGAGCTTTCTCAAACTGGCTGTCGGCGCGTTCAAGAACATCTTTTATGCTCCTCGGCCTTGACGGGGACCGAGCGGCCTCTAGCAAAAATCGCGCTCTAATGACTTTGGCGCTCCGCTCGGCATCATCCACAGAGGTGGTGATAACCTCAAGAATCGCTGGCGCTCCCTCCCGATGTGCATCGTCATTCGTAACCGCGTGGTGCATCCTATTGAGTGTTTGATGCACTCGCCTGAGTTCTTCAAGAATTGCTGGCATCCCTAAGCCGCCACCACTCTCTCGTGCGATGCTTGAACGCCAGGATTTCAGCGCATCAATCAGAGTCTCAATACGGCTCCTCAATGCAGAATCACTGACACTTCTTAAGTAGGGGGTGAGGAGTTCCTCGGAGTCATTGATAAGAGCCAGCGCCAACTCCGACGTCGGCATCTCTTGGTCACTTACAGGCACAGCACTCGATGGCTTTGAATCGTCTGGCGGAGACGCCACGGTTGTTTCTCCAAATGGGAAAGCGCGAGAGGCTAGTAATTTTTCTTGCCAGCCCCATTTTTGCAGTCCGCCGTTGAATGGGCCAAGAAAATGCCCTTTCGCCCAGGAAGCTCCTAGGCGCTTTGGGCAGATGCTCAGACAACCATGCCCCTCACCGGCAGCCGTGCCGCTCGGTCTTCCGGCTTGGGCGGCGCCTATCTCGCTGCGACAGGTGCGGCGTGAGCCTAATGAAGTCGCGCAGGCTCAGAGTGAGCAGCACCGCTCCCTTCGCCGTCGTCTTGCTCACCACCACGGGGATGGCGCCCTTGCGCGCCTTGGCGGCCTTGGCCGTCTCCTCGTACACGGTGGCCACCGGCACGCGCCGCGCCTTGCACTCCACCCACAGCGGCCCAGCCTTCACGTCCGGCGCGCCGTGCTCCTTCTGGAACTGGAAGCACCTCTTTGCCTTCGGATCCAGGCACCGCAGCGCCTTGGCCACTCTTCTCTCGAACGTCTTTCCTTTGGTTGCACGGCTCATGGGGTTCTCCTGTTGGGGTTGGGGATGTCGAACAACGGCCCGGGGCTCTTAGCGGGCGCCGCGCGCAGCCGCTCCAGGGCGCACGCGAGCACCGCCACGGCCTGGGCGCGGGTGAGCCCGCCCGGGTCCTCCCAGGCAAGGAAGGCGTTGCGGCGAGCGGCCTGCAGCAGCTCGCGCAACTCGGTGAGGTGGAAGCTCTCGCCCCGGCGGTAGGGCGGCACCTGGAGGAAGGGCGCGGGGCCCGGCTCCCAACGCACGTCATCCACCGTCCGGTCCAGCTCCACCCAGGCCCGCTCGGTGAGCCGTTCCGGCTTGAGCGCGCAGGCAATGGAGGGGTGCCCGTGGGCGATGCGCGCACACGCCTTCTCCAGCGCGCGCAGCACGGCCCAACGGGTGTTCTCGACAGGTGCTAACGCCATAGGCAGCACCCCTCGGCCGGGGCCGCCACGAGCGGCACGGGGCAGCGCTTCCACGGGCAGCGCTGGCAGGCCGCCACCGGGTAACGAGGGGGAGGCAGCACCCTCCGGGCGTGGCGTGTGGCGTCCTCCAGGCCCAGCAGCTCCGCCACGCGCTCAGCGTGCGCGCTCATGTCCTCGAGCAGCACCGCGCCCACGGCCTCCGCCTCCTGCACCTCGGAAGCCGGGGGCAGCCTTACCGGCAAGGGCGGCGGAGCCTGGGCGGGCTTCCTGCGCGCCTTCGGGACGGGGGGCGGTGTCAGGCCCTCCCGCCGCCGCTGGCGCGCTGGCGAGGCGCTGGGGGCCTCTGGCGGGGCTTTCCCGGCGGCAGCGCGCCGGTACGGCCCCCGTCCACCCCCAGGCGAGGGGGCGAGGCTCCCCAGGGCCCGGGTGAGCGCCTCTGGCGCGGACTCGGCCGCCTCCCACCGCGCCATGGTGGGGGAGGAGGTGCCCAGCAGCTTGGCCAGGGCAGCCTGTGTGTAGCCCAGCGCCTTACGCCGCTCGGCTGCTTCGGCGCCCGTCATGGCGTGGCCCTCCGGGACTCGAAGAGGTCCGCCTGGCGAGCTCGCAGGCAGTGCGGCGAGAACCACACCCGCTCACGCTCGGCGTTGGCGCCGTCGCCGCGCGCCGCCGAGTACCCGCCGGCTGCCTTCCACGCCACGCACCGCCAGGTGGGCGGCATGTCGTGCTCGCCCTCGTAGCCACACAGGGCAATCCGCAGCTTCGGGTCCTCGCCGTGAGCCAGGGCCCACTCGCGCACCTCCCGGCTCACGTCTGCCGCGTCGTGGGCGTAGAGGGCCGGGTCCCGCCCCGCATCGTGGGCATAAGGGGGGTCCAGCAACACCGCCGTCACGCCTATCTGGGTCGTGGCGGCAGGCGTCAGCACGCGCTTCCAGTCGCCGCAGCAGACGCGCACGTACCGGAGCCGCGCCGCAAGCTGCTCCATCCATTCCAGCAGCGCTTGGTTGCGCCGCCCGCTGGCATGCACGCCGCGCCCAGCCGCGCCCCGGCTGCCCGCGAGGTCGGGCTTTTGCTGCCAGGGCGTGAGCACGGGCGGCGCGGCACCGTCGCCAGCGCCACCTGGCTCTTGCAGGCGCCTGCGGTGGACGCCGTTGGCCGTCGTCAACCTTGGGCGCTTGGCGTACTCCACGTCCTTGCTGTGGTCCCTCGCACGCCTCCCGTGGATGCCGCGCATCCCGTTGCCCGGGTGCGCGCGGCCCTTCCACTGAGGGGCGGAGCACCACCCGGAGCCAATCCACTGGGAGATTCCCCACACCCAGCGCCCGGCCACGAGCGCATCGAAGTGGAGCGGGTCTTTCTCCATTCGCGTGCGGAACTCCCCGTTGGCCACCAACCAGCGGTGCCACGCGTGGAGTTCCACCTCAGAGACGGGGTTGTCCGCGTGCCGCGCCACCTCCTCGGGGGCCTGGGAGAGGGCCCGCCAGAAGTTGGCCACGTAGTGGTCGAGGTCGTTGACCGTCTCCACGCGCGGCGTCGTGGGCCGTGCGAGGAGAACCGCCAGCGAGCCCGCGAACGGCTCCACGTAGTTGGGCACGTCCCCGAAGCCCTCCCAGATGAGGGAGGCCGCGCGGCTCTTGCCGCCGAACCATGGGAAGGGCGCCTTCAACGGCTCGCCGCGCATTCGCGCCTCCCGGAGTTCTTCGGTAGGCCCAGCTCCGTGCGGAGCTTCGTCACCGTCGCCTTGCCCATGCGCAGCACCCGGGCAATCTCGGGGTCGCTGAGCCCCGCTCGCACCTGGCGGCGCACGGCCTTGCGCTGTTCCTCAAGCTTCGCTTCGTGCCGGGCCGTGGCCTCCGCGAGGTCCAGCTCTTTGGGGGTGCTCACGCGTCACCCCCGTCCGTGCCGGTGCAGCAGGGCGGCGCCTCGGGCTTGCCCAGGCAGTTCATCCGGTAGCGCTCGCCGTGGCCGCAGTCAGGCCACGGGGCGCCATCCGGAGCGCTCACCTCGCGCGCCAGCAGGTAGCCGCCATGGCGGTGGGGGCGGGGCCCGTAGCCGAGAATCGGCCGGCGGCAGTCCTCGCACGGCACCACCTGGCCACCACGAATCGTCACCGCGCCCGTGACGACGGCCGGGCCACCGCGCGAGCTACCCCCATGCACGCGCCCGCTCACGCGCGTGGGGGCCGCGGGCGCCAGCGCCTCAAGCACCTGGGCGCGGACCTGGGCCAGGGCTTCCGGCGGCAGACGCCAGAGCCCTTGGGCGCCCTTGCACGGCACCGGCCGGGGGAGTGCAACGGTGCCTTCGAGGCACCACGCCACATTGCCCGATATCCACCAGCGGGAGCGGCTGTGGGCTTCCGCGCGGGCCAGCACCGCCACGGCCACCACGGTGCCGCGCACGCACTGGGCCTTGCCCGGTACGCGCACGCCCAGCTCCTCGGCAATGCTTGCCGCGCTGTCCGCGTCGTAGGTAAGCCCCGCATGAATCGCCAACGGCCTGCCCAGCGCCGAGGGCGGAGGTTCCCAGCCACGGTTCTCCACGTCCTTGCCCACCTCGGGCGTGGCGACTGCCCACGCCCAGGGTTGCCAGAGGGTCAAGGCTTGGAGGTCCGTGGCGCGCTCCAGGAGAGCAGCCACGGAGGTGCTCACTTGATGTCCTCCGATTCATCCGCCGCAGCGGCGCCGTTCGGAACGCACCGCAGGTCCTCCGCGATGTCCCCGAAGCGCTCGCCCACCACCTCCAGCTCCACGGCCAAGCGCGTGCGTTCCTTGTCCAGCGCGTCACGCTCGCGCAGCGCAGAGTGCAGTGCCTCCGCCGTCGCGTCGCGGTCCCGCTCGGCCGTCTCCAGCCTGCGGTGCAGTTCATCCGCGCGCTCCTGCTGGCGCGTGCGCTCGCGGCGTTCGTGCTCCAGCTCCCGGCAGTACGCCCGCGCCTCATCGAAACGCCGAAGGACTGCCACGTCCGCCGCCGCGAGGTTCCGCTGGGCCTTGCGCTGCGCCTGCTTGAGCAGGCCGACGTAGCCCATCAGCTCGGTGTGGTGCTGCCTACGGCGCCGCAGCTCCAGCACGGCGCGGCGGCACCGGTCCTCCCACCGGCGGAGGCTGGCCGTGAGCACGACGCGCTCAGCCTCGCCCTTTATCGAGGCTGCCTTGGTCTCTGCCCGCGCCGCCATAAGCGCCCGGTTCAGCGCGAGCACCCGGGTTTCCTGTCGCAACTCGTGTTCGAGGTCCTTTGTCACCTGCAACCGGAGGCCGTCCGCTCGCGCTTCGGTCTCGGCGTGCTTTCTCCGCTCCGCCTCCAGGATCGTCCGCAGGTCCTCCGACTCCGCGCGCGCCTGTCCCCAGCGCGCCGCCATGGCGTCCGCCTGCCGCTGAATCTCCGCGAACGTCGGCTGGCTCAAGCAGTCGTCGCACAGCGGCGTGGCGCACGCGTACGGCAGCACCTTGCCGCACTCCCGGCACGGCGTGAGGGGTTCGCGCTCCGGGAGGCGCGCGGCCAGCGCCGGGCCCACCACGCCAGCCGCACGCGCGCCCACCACGCCACCACGCGCCCGCGTAGCCCGCCCTCCAGCGACAACGCGAGCGCGCCGCCTCCAGCCACAGCGAGCAACACCGCCGCCCGCCAGCCGCCGCCCATCCAGCCCCAGAACAGCCAGCCGAGCACAACGACAACGAAGCAGGCGAGCACCTCGTAGACGAGGAGCCCCATCCCTTGCAGCTCTGTAGGGCCTCGCTGCGCCCCCTCCGCTTCGCTCCGGGGGCTCCGCTCGGGGACACCCGGTACGACAGCAGCCGACGACTCTTCCCGGCTCCCGTCCTGCTTACTCTCCGCGCTTCCCTCTACCGCTTCCTTCCCTCGGGGTTGGGCCTCATTGCCCACGTCCTGCCCCTCAGAAAGAGCATTGTCTGCCTTTCATATCCCGGTGGACGCAGCCTTGAGCGTGCAGGGCTTGGAGCGCGCGGGCGAGCTGGGCCAGGAGACGGAGCACCTCTTGAGAGGAGGGCGAGTTTTGCTGGGCCCAGTCATACAGTGGAGTGCCCTCCACCCAGTCCATGACGAGGAAGGGGTGAAGGGTGCCGGAGGGGTGCTGCCATTCACCGTCTTCCCAGAGCCTCGGGATGTGAGGATGGCGCAGGCGTGAGAGTAGCTCCGCCTCGCGAGCGAAGCGCGGATCCCGGGGCAGCAGCGCGAGCTTGAGGGCCCGCGGGGGGGCGTCCTC from Stigmatella aurantiaca encodes the following:
- a CDS encoding DNA adenine methylase; translation: MRGEPLKAPFPWFGGKSRAASLIWEGFGDVPNYVEPFAGSLAVLLARPTTPRVETVNDLDHYVANFWRALSQAPEEVARHADNPVSEVELHAWHRWLVANGEFRTRMEKDPLHFDALVAGRWVWGISQWIGSGWCSAPQWKGRAHPGNGMRGIHGRRARDHSKDVEYAKRPRLTTANGVHRRRLQEPGGAGDGAAPPVLTPWQQKPDLAGSRGAAGRGVHASGRRNQALLEWMEQLAARLRYVRVCCGDWKRVLTPAATTQIGVTAVLLDPPYAHDAGRDPALYAHDAADVSREVREWALAHGEDPKLRIALCGYEGEHDMPPTWRCVAWKAAGGYSAARGDGANAERERVWFSPHCLRARQADLFESRRATP
- a CDS encoding helix-turn-helix domain-containing protein, which produces MTGAEAAERRKALGYTQAALAKLLGTSSPTMARWEAAESAPEALTRALGSLAPSPGGGRGPYRRAAAGKAPPEAPSASPARQRRREGLTPPPVPKARRKPAQAPPPLPVRLPPASEVQEAEAVGAVLLEDMSAHAERVAELLGLEDATRHARRVLPPPRYPVAACQRCPWKRCPVPLVAAPAEGCCLWR